The following proteins are encoded in a genomic region of Salvia miltiorrhiza cultivar Shanhuang (shh) unplaced genomic scaffold, IMPLAD_Smil_shh fragScaff_scaffold_66:::fragment_1, whole genome shotgun sequence:
- the LOC131003075 gene encoding umecyanin-like: MANTKNLVLFGWLAAAALLSGCAADTYTVGDDLGWTRPPLGEVAYQTWARLKDFDVGDTITFSWTGTHNVAQVTKDGYDNCSATSNLGPVQTVSPYNFILNSTEPYYFICTVGDHCSNGQKVTVQVRSFNAASPSLTTAAFSAIFLAVSASVALLI, translated from the exons atggctAACACTAAGAATTTGGTATTGTTTGGGTGGTTGGCCGCCGCCGCCCTATTAAGCGGTTGCGCCGCCGATACGTACACGGTGGGAGATGACCTCGGGTGGACGAGGCCGCCTCTTGGAGAAGTAGCCTACCAGACATGGGCTAGGCTTAAAGATTTTGACGTCGGAGACACCATAA cATTCAGCTGGACTGGAACACACAATGTAGCCCAAGTGACGAAAGATGGTTACGACAACTGCAGTGCAACAAGCAATTTGGGCCCAGTCCAGACAGTAAGCCCATACAACTTCATCCTTAACTCCACCGAGCCTTACTACTTCATTTGCACCGTCGGCGACCACTGCAGCAACGGCCAGAAGGTTACCGTTCAAGTCCGCTCATTCAACGCCGCCTCTCCGTCTctcaccaccgccgccttctcTGCTATCTTCCTCGCCGTCTCCGCCTCCGTTGCTCTATTGATCTAA
- the LOC131003074 gene encoding uncharacterized protein LOC131003074 isoform X1 encodes MPRPGPRPYECVRRAWHSERHQPIRGLVIQQIFRLVHDNHSAATKKNKEWQEKLPIVVLKAEEIMYSKANSEAEYSNIETLWDRVNDAVDTIIRKDDTTETGELLPPCVEAALNLGCVPVRASRSQRHNNPRTYLRPSYQECNNSMSPRFLKDNVNERNPDLMPAQTTSSSMLKMPQHVDSARLVWESNKRIAPISTNQHIASSFEKLHCIGNKNGVELECNASLSRTSVYPLYYGMTFKPEVRQLGFQEAQKSDSVIIGVPVFSSPAEPAAEGGCLQNLFPYGEDKFLGKRTCEVASKDSKGKGPQAGFDLSLRLGLFSDSNSSREKVSGFVTDSLGRRVSPYEGLPVEKEFPFFPMESAHNPTQLHNSKQNEESENQNAELVSRKRKLSFSGDLGNDQFFWSQDSTNHFVGQMRRPDCMYMQLGVLS; translated from the exons ATGCCCAGGCCAGGACCCAGACCTTACGAGTGCGTGCGAAGAGCTTGGCATAGTGAAAGGCACCAGCCCATCAGAGGTTTGGTTATCCAACAGATTTTCAG GCTTGTACATGATAATCACTCCGCTGCAACTAAAAAGAACAAAGAATGGCAGGAGAAGCTGCCTATTGTGGTCTTGAAAGCGGAGGAAATCATGTACTCCAAAGCCAACTCTGAG GCTGAATACTCCAATATTGAGACGCTATGGGACCGTGTGAATGATGCCGTCGACACAATTATTCGGAAAGACGACACCACGGAGACTGGGGAGCTTCTGCCTCCGTGTGTTGAAG CTGCACTTAACCTAGGGTGTGTACCGGTAAGGGCATCCAGAAGCCAAAGGCACAATAATCCGAGAACTTACCTCAGACCTTCCTATCAAGAATGCAATAATAGCATGTCTCCGAGGTTCCTAAAAGACAATGTGAATGAGCGGAATCCTGATTTGATGCCTGCCCAAACCACCAGTAGCTCCATGCTCAAGATGCCCCAACATGTGGATTCCGCTCGTCTAGTTTGGGAGTCTAACAAGCGAATTGCACCAATTAGTACTAACCAGCACATTGCTTCTTCATTTGAGAAGCTTCATTGTATTGGCAATAAGAATGGTGTTGAACTGGAGTGTAATGCTTCTCTGAGTAGAACCTCAGTGTACCCCTTGTACTACGGGATGACTTTCAAACCCGAGGTTCGTCAATTGGGATTTCAGGAAGCTCAGAAGTCGGATTCTGTGATTATTGGCGTGCCGGTGTTTTCATCACCTGCTGAACCTGCTGCTGAAGGCGGGTGCTTACAGAATCTATTCCCGTATGGCGAAGATAAATTTTTGGGGAAAAGGACATGTGAAGTAGCTTCCAAGGATAGCAAAGGGAAGGGACCTCAGGCCGGCTTTGACTTGTCCCTGAGGTTGGGGCTCTTTTCTGACTCGAATTCGAGCAGGGAAAAGGTCTCTGGTTTTGTTACTGATAGCCTCGGTCGTAGGGTATCTCCGTATGAAGGGCTGCCCGTGGAGAAGGAGTTCCCTTTCTTTCCTATGGAGTCTGCTCATAACCCCACACAGTTGCATAACAGTAAGCAGAACGAAGAGAGTGAGAATCAGAATGCGGAATTAGTTTCTAGGAAGCGTAAGCTATCTTTTAGTGGAGATTTAGGAAATGATCAATTTTTCTGGTCACAGGATTCAACTAACCATTTTGTTGGTCAAATGAGAAGACCTG ATTGCATGTATATGCAGTTGGGAGTCCTTTCTTGA
- the LOC131003074 gene encoding uncharacterized protein LOC131003074 isoform X2 has translation MYSKANSEAEYSNIETLWDRVNDAVDTIIRKDDTTETGELLPPCVEAALNLGCVPVRASRSQRHNNPRTYLRPSYQECNNSMSPRFLKDNVNERNPDLMPAQTTSSSMLKMPQHVDSARLVWESNKRIAPISTNQHIASSFEKLHCIGNKNGVELECNASLSRTSVYPLYYGMTFKPEVRQLGFQEAQKSDSVIIGVPVFSSPAEPAAEGGCLQNLFPYGEDKFLGKRTCEVASKDSKGKGPQAGFDLSLRLGLFSDSNSSREKVSGFVTDSLGRRVSPYEGLPVEKEFPFFPMESAHNPTQLHNSKQNEESENQNAELVSRKRKLSFSGDLGNDQFFWSQDSTNHFVGQMRRPDCMYMQLGVLS, from the exons ATGTACTCCAAAGCCAACTCTGAG GCTGAATACTCCAATATTGAGACGCTATGGGACCGTGTGAATGATGCCGTCGACACAATTATTCGGAAAGACGACACCACGGAGACTGGGGAGCTTCTGCCTCCGTGTGTTGAAG CTGCACTTAACCTAGGGTGTGTACCGGTAAGGGCATCCAGAAGCCAAAGGCACAATAATCCGAGAACTTACCTCAGACCTTCCTATCAAGAATGCAATAATAGCATGTCTCCGAGGTTCCTAAAAGACAATGTGAATGAGCGGAATCCTGATTTGATGCCTGCCCAAACCACCAGTAGCTCCATGCTCAAGATGCCCCAACATGTGGATTCCGCTCGTCTAGTTTGGGAGTCTAACAAGCGAATTGCACCAATTAGTACTAACCAGCACATTGCTTCTTCATTTGAGAAGCTTCATTGTATTGGCAATAAGAATGGTGTTGAACTGGAGTGTAATGCTTCTCTGAGTAGAACCTCAGTGTACCCCTTGTACTACGGGATGACTTTCAAACCCGAGGTTCGTCAATTGGGATTTCAGGAAGCTCAGAAGTCGGATTCTGTGATTATTGGCGTGCCGGTGTTTTCATCACCTGCTGAACCTGCTGCTGAAGGCGGGTGCTTACAGAATCTATTCCCGTATGGCGAAGATAAATTTTTGGGGAAAAGGACATGTGAAGTAGCTTCCAAGGATAGCAAAGGGAAGGGACCTCAGGCCGGCTTTGACTTGTCCCTGAGGTTGGGGCTCTTTTCTGACTCGAATTCGAGCAGGGAAAAGGTCTCTGGTTTTGTTACTGATAGCCTCGGTCGTAGGGTATCTCCGTATGAAGGGCTGCCCGTGGAGAAGGAGTTCCCTTTCTTTCCTATGGAGTCTGCTCATAACCCCACACAGTTGCATAACAGTAAGCAGAACGAAGAGAGTGAGAATCAGAATGCGGAATTAGTTTCTAGGAAGCGTAAGCTATCTTTTAGTGGAGATTTAGGAAATGATCAATTTTTCTGGTCACAGGATTCAACTAACCATTTTGTTGGTCAAATGAGAAGACCTG ATTGCATGTATATGCAGTTGGGAGTCCTTTCTTGA